One stretch of Cygnus olor isolate bCygOlo1 chromosome 1, bCygOlo1.pri.v2, whole genome shotgun sequence DNA includes these proteins:
- the FUT4 gene encoding alpha-(1,3)-fucosyltransferase 4, whose protein sequence is MEPCPRRSCPRRWRRLWRRRWALAAGLLSAALALFACLRQPQPRVPTTGRAGDEVTVLLWWEPFGRPRRPADCRRRYNVTGCRLSADRGRLGEARAVLFHHRDLALHGAQGLPRGPPPRPPRQLWVWMNFESPSHSPGLRGLGGVFNWTMSYRRDSDVFVPYGYLYALPEPRPFVLPRKTRLVAWVISNWNEEHARVRYYRQLKEHLAIDVYGAQGLALVEGSVVKTVSAYKFYLAFENSQHTDYITEKLWRNAFAASAVPVVLGPRRANYERFIPANSFIHVDDFPSPRLLATYLKFLDKNKPNYRRYFAWRKKYEVHVTSFWDEHYCRVCEAVRTAGNQVKTVRNLASWFES, encoded by the coding sequence ATGGAGCCGTGCCCCCGCCGCAGCTGCCCCAGGAGATGGCGGCGGCTgtggcggcggcgctgggcgcTGGCGGCCGGGCTGCTGAGCGCGGCGCTCGCTTTGTTCGCCTGCCTCCggcagccgcagccccgggTCCCGACAACGGGCCGGGCGGGGGACGAGGTGACCGTGCTGCTGTGGTGGGAGCCCTTCGGCCGCCCCCGGCGCCCCGCAGACTGCCGGCGGCGCTACAACGTGACGGGCTGCCGCCTCAGCGCCGACCGCGGCCGGCTGGGCGAGGCGAGGGCCGTGCTCTTCCACCACCGCGACCTGGCCCTGCACGgagcccaggggctgccccgAGGGCCCCCGCCTCGCCCCCCGCGCCAGCTCTGGGTGTGGATGAACTTCGAGTCGCCCTCGCATTCCCCCGGCTTGCGGGGTCTGGGCGGCGTCTTCAACTGGACCATGTCCTACCGGAGGGATTCGGACGTCTTCGTGCCCTACGGGTACCTCTACGCGCTGCCGGAGCCCCGGCCCTTCGTGCTGCCCCGCAAGACGAGGCTGGTGGCGTGGGTGATCAGTAACTGGAACGAGGAGCACGCCCGGGTGCGCTACTACCGGCAGCTGAAGGAGCACCTGGCCATCGACGTGTACGGGGCGCAGGGGCTGGCGCTGGTGGAGGGCAGCGTGGTGAAGACGGTGTCGGCCTACAAGTTCTACCTGGCCTTCGAGAACTCGCAGCACACCGACTACATCACCGAGAAGCTCTGGAGGAACGCCTTCGCCGCCAGCGCCGTGCCCGTCGTCCTCGGTCCCCGCAGGGCCAACTACGAGCGCTTCATCCCTGCCAACTCCTTCATCCACGTCGATGACTTCCCCAGTCCCAGGCTGCTGGCCACCTACCTGAAATTCCTCGATAAAAACAAGCCTAACTACAGGAGGTATTTTGCCTGGCGGAAGAAGTACGAGGTCCACGTCACTTCTTTCTGGGACGAGCATTACTGCAGGGTTTGCGAGGCTGTGAGGACAGCTGGGAATCAAGTCAAGACGGTACGAAATCTGGCCAGCTGGTTTGAAAGCTGA